A region of Candidatus Binataceae bacterium DNA encodes the following proteins:
- a CDS encoding GPW/gp25 family protein, whose protein sequence is MSATAVTLADITSADWSLKLGAIGQVVQGLADVAQCIAIILTTPKGSDPLRPTFGADIWRYIDYPVTRAIPAIVNELTQAITQGEPRVKLVTVNVAPAVDDTAQAGAHYEVTLTWQLRLGGVSAPTQTSSITIPAVG, encoded by the coding sequence ATGAGCGCCACCGCGGTCACGCTTGCCGATATCACTTCCGCCGACTGGTCGCTCAAACTCGGAGCGATAGGCCAGGTCGTCCAAGGTCTCGCCGACGTTGCCCAGTGCATCGCAATTATTCTGACTACGCCGAAAGGCAGCGATCCGCTGCGCCCGACATTCGGCGCCGATATCTGGCGATATATCGATTATCCGGTAACTCGCGCGATTCCCGCGATAGTCAATGAGCTGACGCAGGCGATTACTCAAGGGGAGCCTCGCGTGAAATTGGTCACGGTTAACGTGGCGCCGGCGGTCGATGATACCGCGCAGGCAGGCGCGCATTATGAGGTGACGCTGACGTGGCAGCTGCGGCTCGGTGGCGTTTCGGCTCCGACGCAGACCTCCAGCATCACCATTCCCGCTGTTGGTTGA
- a CDS encoding phage tail protein, with the protein MFAVLGDIVFQVVNSPGRIESLRRWDYAEHRVVESSPLLQWVGDDLERLDLGMLLHKSISDPLTSLTLLQTAADSHLALPLVLGNGQFIGTYVIVAMAVKMEQLSAVGDLIATEVRVRLKQWALTSELSTGAPPLPSFVPLAISGGSSSVQVTSQPGGSLSGLLPGVSPLLNILPPSAPESPDLDAGDVPTSVITRSSIA; encoded by the coding sequence ATGTTTGCGGTTCTTGGTGACATCGTGTTTCAAGTAGTGAATTCCCCAGGCCGTATCGAATCGCTCAGGCGCTGGGACTATGCGGAACATCGCGTGGTGGAATCGAGTCCCCTCCTGCAGTGGGTCGGCGATGATCTCGAACGCCTCGATCTCGGCATGCTGCTGCATAAGTCGATCAGCGATCCGCTGACATCGCTAACCCTGCTGCAAACCGCCGCTGATAGCCATCTCGCATTGCCGCTGGTGCTGGGCAATGGGCAGTTCATTGGCACTTACGTGATCGTCGCGATGGCGGTGAAGATGGAGCAGTTGTCGGCGGTTGGCGATCTGATCGCGACCGAGGTGCGGGTGCGGCTCAAGCAATGGGCCCTCACCTCAGAGCTATCAACAGGCGCACCGCCGCTCCCGTCATTTGTGCCGTTGGCGATCAGCGGCGGTAGTTCGTCCGTGCAGGTGACGTCGCAGCCCGGCGGCTCGTTATCCGGGCTGCTGCCGGGTGTGTCGCCGCTGCTCAACATCCTACCCCCGTCGGCTCCCGAGTCGCCCGATCTCGATGCCGGCGATGTTCCGACCTCGGTCATTACGAGGAGCTCGATCGCCTGA
- a CDS encoding baseplate J/gp47 family protein, giving the protein MGAGIPSLPPPVFVNDADGLDPNLILADMISEFEQAAGRILYPAQVERLLINLYAYRESLVRNAIQYAAQQNLLAFASFPMIDYLGALLGVNRLGAQPALTTLQFTLVNALTVSYTIPAGTLVGTYDGSFSFATSSALVIAPGATSGSIGAVATVAGPGANGYLAGQVNIQLNPAAPIGSVTNTAVTSGGAAPEADDHLRQRIQAAPNEFSVAGPVGAYRFFALSADPSIVDAQVTSPIPGTVDVYILTGPITVQPASAPNNAGIAGSALLGKVAATLNADTVRPLTDTVDVLAVSEVDYEIAGTITLFSDADPSATTAAANTAATQFAIDLAAKIQRDIVPSQIIAALSVPGVYEVTLTAPGYTQLTAGEWANCTAISLSVAFSTEHS; this is encoded by the coding sequence ATGGGTGCGGGAATTCCTTCACTTCCGCCGCCGGTATTCGTGAATGACGCTGACGGCCTCGATCCGAACCTCATTCTGGCCGACATGATCTCGGAGTTCGAACAGGCCGCGGGACGAATTCTTTACCCAGCCCAGGTCGAGCGTCTGCTGATCAATCTGTACGCGTACCGGGAATCGTTGGTACGCAACGCGATTCAATATGCCGCGCAGCAGAACCTGCTCGCGTTCGCGTCGTTCCCGATGATTGACTACCTGGGCGCCTTGCTGGGAGTGAACCGCCTTGGCGCTCAGCCCGCGCTGACCACGCTTCAGTTCACGCTCGTGAACGCGCTCACAGTTTCGTACACGATCCCTGCGGGCACGCTGGTCGGTACTTATGATGGGAGCTTCTCGTTCGCGACTTCGAGCGCTCTCGTTATCGCGCCGGGCGCCACGAGCGGATCAATCGGTGCCGTGGCGACGGTGGCTGGACCGGGAGCGAATGGCTATCTCGCGGGCCAGGTCAATATACAGTTGAATCCGGCGGCACCTATAGGGTCGGTTACAAACACGGCTGTGACTTCGGGCGGGGCAGCTCCCGAGGCCGACGATCATCTTCGTCAGCGCATCCAGGCTGCGCCCAACGAATTCAGCGTGGCCGGTCCCGTCGGTGCATATCGCTTTTTCGCGTTGAGCGCCGACCCTTCGATAGTTGATGCGCAAGTGACGAGCCCGATCCCGGGCACGGTCGACGTGTATATTCTGACTGGCCCGATTACCGTGCAACCGGCGTCCGCGCCGAACAATGCCGGCATCGCGGGCAGCGCGCTGCTTGGCAAGGTAGCCGCCACGCTTAACGCCGACACCGTGAGACCGCTGACCGACACCGTCGACGTGCTCGCCGTGAGCGAAGTTGACTATGAGATAGCAGGGACGATTACTCTTTTCTCGGATGCCGACCCCAGCGCGACTACCGCCGCGGCAAACACGGCAGCTACCCAATTCGCGATCGATCTGGCGGCAAAGATCCAGCGCGATATAGTGCCGAGCCAGATTATCGCGGCCCTTTCAGTGCCGGGCGTTTACGAGGTCACTCTCACCGCGCCGGGGTACACTCAACTGACTGCCGGAGAGTGGGCGAACTGTACGGCGATTTCGTTAAGCGTGGCGTTCAGCACGGAGCATAGCTGA
- a CDS encoding glycosyl hydrolase family 28-related protein: MKKSRWRWCTVAAIVKMAALFVLAPAFAQGPPNLPPSGAYLPIPNFTGVGAGAQFRAAINDRFAGTQQIAPAVVSPAFANLPTEQDGLLVYCADCERATPCVSGGSGAWALGTRGQWSCSTPPLETALNANGNKVSSLASATTSGDAIAFGQTGAQLNTLLGARGDGTDSISNFNVNGVFNVRAFGAKGDNTTDDTTAIQNTYNAACTAATSNPTQAPTVYLPAGRYLTSFPIIMNCSSPIHLRGDGEQASVITAGQGLFPILYLESPQNAGSIGTFTATSLATGAGNSLNFPTGANWYLRLNDVTEGNSPGSPFETAAAINGMNAFSVEMFFKYTGTSNGAYYLISSRGSDLDQPVFGAMDLFLTQSGSGNTLSGCLTTSGSGRICISNAGSVSANAVHEVEFNYNGSGIRLFLDGTQIGSTVAASGTFVQQAAEEFALGALSNFQGNINPGGLVWAGQLDSIRISNVARHTSAFSAPTSKFSSDTNTAFLTNIDNTVDTLVQVDSLFGTGAKPWMPIRNWALVGNSTQNRISDLRLLNGTFGVLGVGTLYPNLDHLIVGGTVASVDFYNNCYGGHFEHLFLNPASGSQAGLQLQDNSGLVQASWLTIFPGAYGMMLQDSGGTYSQLFITPGAQTINDVNAGSSVVYHDYVFQEPEIDFENGGSQIPLRLYGDGTYEVVGGDLQLGNQNAAQLFPGNNPLTLTLVGTHVETGTSPAALLDFVAGGQAVESPVTWISPVINGKSLIQSGVTLATDPTQVQAIADTSSIQQMAGARNDGGNAISNYSVNGVQNVRAYGASCSIATASATTQAGNTSITVSAVGDFAVGQHVKLDHAGVASALTAPTIASVQLSSYANNPHPTADTQIEGSPALNCNTDSSHSPFHNATCTTSYCYSIVNVASNGSWSAPSAASCVSGGPAVVSSNNNIQVGWTTDPNALGSLIFRCTGTSCTPSTLYAVLPNLPVGQASAGTFTYVDMGNSFGQDEDFGNSRQSGSVPADLLTTITAISGTTITLANAPSQAGTFTLRHDDAPAFQAAINASCIANGHTENCGTVFVPACGNPYPLGQTVSFYGLLGAGLRGAGDTGQGAWATQIQWDGPTGGILFNLNKSGWGSIEDLGIPGVAGNTPGIVFNNDNYNGTGPGATLATTGTTPTRWTFRHNECGSAGVCFTVGTGAIVANVENMTYDGDWVDAPASKGGWSGWYGANAESYNEVIDGGQAGERDFGMNFPHVGSFGVRDINLTNNIIDLFSQSISEYGTLDRGVSESAQYFVYSTGSVGQLSVKGFRLGDVAGPNGYLMFIPHGNLAFEDSFVDTNFSNSENIAIDPSGSDGAAVFINNLFGNALKNDGVGGNYPQTPFNSPLTDTNGGQRIPQYIEIGDHVSDSSASVFNAVPFVITGRTGGSLPVVLTNGNIVSMADPTGTNAAPTLSSCGSSPAIGSTSTNTAFTITVGSGTVTSCGVSFASAQPFVNPPVCTIQDVTQGITLKQSSLTNAGVTLGVPSGVSSVGGDTINATCVGK, translated from the coding sequence ATGAAAAAGTCTCGATGGCGTTGGTGTACGGTTGCGGCGATCGTAAAGATGGCTGCGCTGTTCGTGCTTGCGCCGGCATTCGCTCAAGGTCCGCCAAATCTGCCGCCGTCCGGCGCATACCTGCCGATTCCCAACTTCACTGGTGTAGGTGCGGGTGCGCAGTTTCGCGCGGCGATAAACGATCGATTCGCAGGTACGCAGCAGATCGCACCGGCGGTGGTATCGCCGGCGTTCGCCAATCTGCCGACGGAGCAGGACGGATTGCTCGTTTACTGCGCCGACTGCGAGCGCGCGACGCCGTGTGTGAGCGGCGGTTCCGGAGCCTGGGCGCTTGGTACGCGTGGGCAATGGTCGTGCTCGACACCACCGCTCGAGACCGCACTCAACGCCAACGGAAACAAAGTGAGTTCACTCGCTTCGGCGACCACTTCGGGCGATGCGATCGCGTTCGGCCAAACTGGCGCACAGCTGAATACACTGTTGGGCGCGCGAGGCGATGGCACCGATTCCATTTCAAACTTTAACGTCAACGGCGTATTCAATGTCCGGGCCTTCGGCGCCAAGGGCGACAATACTACTGACGACACCACCGCCATCCAGAATACCTACAATGCGGCCTGTACCGCAGCCACGAGCAACCCGACGCAGGCGCCGACAGTCTATTTGCCCGCGGGGCGCTACCTGACCAGTTTTCCGATCATCATGAATTGTAGTTCGCCGATTCATCTCCGCGGCGACGGCGAGCAAGCATCGGTCATCACGGCAGGCCAGGGTCTGTTTCCGATCCTCTACCTGGAGAGCCCGCAGAACGCGGGATCGATCGGAACATTTACCGCGACCTCACTCGCGACCGGAGCTGGCAACTCGTTGAATTTTCCCACCGGTGCAAACTGGTACTTACGGTTGAACGACGTAACTGAAGGCAACAGTCCGGGTTCGCCATTCGAAACGGCGGCGGCGATCAATGGTATGAACGCCTTCAGCGTGGAAATGTTCTTCAAGTACACGGGCACCTCCAATGGTGCTTATTATCTGATTTCAAGCCGAGGTAGCGATCTCGATCAGCCTGTGTTCGGGGCGATGGACCTGTTTCTTACGCAAAGCGGTTCAGGCAATACCCTGAGCGGATGCCTGACGACTTCGGGTTCAGGCCGCATCTGCATCAGCAACGCAGGCAGCGTGAGCGCCAACGCCGTGCACGAAGTTGAGTTCAATTACAACGGATCGGGAATCCGTCTGTTCCTCGATGGGACTCAGATTGGTAGCACGGTTGCAGCATCCGGAACGTTTGTGCAGCAGGCAGCGGAGGAGTTCGCACTTGGTGCGCTGTCCAACTTCCAGGGTAATATCAATCCGGGCGGGCTGGTATGGGCGGGACAGCTGGATTCGATCCGGATTTCAAACGTTGCGCGCCACACCTCGGCCTTCAGTGCGCCAACATCGAAGTTCAGTTCTGATACTAACACCGCGTTTCTGACGAACATCGATAACACGGTTGATACCCTCGTGCAGGTAGATTCGCTCTTTGGCACAGGGGCAAAGCCGTGGATGCCGATTCGCAACTGGGCGCTTGTAGGTAATTCGACGCAGAACCGCATAAGTGATTTGCGATTGCTCAACGGTACTTTCGGAGTGCTCGGCGTCGGTACCTTGTATCCCAACCTCGATCATCTGATTGTAGGCGGCACCGTCGCTTCGGTTGATTTCTATAACAACTGTTATGGCGGGCATTTCGAGCACCTCTTCCTCAATCCAGCGTCGGGCTCGCAGGCGGGGCTTCAATTGCAGGATAACTCAGGGCTGGTGCAGGCATCCTGGTTGACGATCTTTCCCGGAGCGTACGGAATGATGCTCCAGGACTCCGGCGGGACCTATTCACAGTTGTTCATTACACCTGGAGCGCAGACGATCAACGACGTAAACGCCGGTAGTTCGGTAGTATATCACGACTACGTATTCCAGGAGCCCGAAATAGACTTTGAAAACGGCGGCTCTCAGATACCGCTGCGCTTGTACGGCGACGGCACGTATGAAGTCGTCGGCGGCGATCTGCAACTCGGAAATCAGAACGCCGCGCAGCTATTTCCGGGAAACAATCCGCTCACTCTGACGCTGGTCGGAACTCACGTTGAAACCGGAACCTCGCCAGCGGCGTTGCTCGACTTCGTTGCGGGCGGGCAAGCGGTGGAATCGCCTGTGACCTGGATCAGCCCGGTCATCAATGGCAAGTCGCTTATACAATCGGGCGTAACGCTCGCGACGGACCCGACTCAAGTGCAGGCGATCGCCGATACGAGCAGTATCCAGCAGATGGCCGGCGCGCGCAACGACGGCGGCAACGCGATAAGCAATTACTCAGTAAATGGAGTCCAGAACGTTCGTGCCTACGGTGCTTCATGCTCGATCGCGACGGCCTCGGCAACTACTCAGGCCGGGAACACTTCCATAACGGTTAGCGCCGTGGGCGACTTTGCAGTCGGCCAGCACGTCAAACTCGATCACGCAGGCGTAGCCAGCGCGCTTACGGCGCCAACGATCGCGAGCGTGCAACTCTCGAGTTACGCTAACAATCCACACCCGACGGCTGACACGCAGATTGAGGGTAGTCCCGCGCTCAATTGCAACACCGATTCGTCTCATTCGCCGTTTCACAACGCTACCTGCACAACTAGCTATTGCTATAGTATCGTCAATGTCGCATCGAACGGTTCGTGGTCGGCGCCGAGTGCGGCGTCGTGTGTGAGCGGCGGTCCGGCGGTGGTGTCGTCGAATAATAACATCCAGGTTGGCTGGACTACCGATCCCAACGCTTTGGGCAGCTTGATCTTTCGATGCACGGGCACGTCATGCACTCCCTCGACGCTCTACGCCGTCTTACCCAACCTGCCAGTGGGGCAGGCTTCAGCGGGAACCTTCACATACGTCGATATGGGGAATTCGTTCGGACAGGACGAGGATTTCGGCAATTCGCGGCAGTCGGGTTCCGTCCCCGCGGATTTACTTACGACGATCACTGCGATTAGCGGAACGACAATCACACTCGCAAATGCGCCGTCACAAGCCGGAACGTTCACATTGCGGCATGACGACGCTCCGGCTTTCCAGGCAGCAATCAATGCGTCATGCATTGCGAATGGCCATACCGAGAATTGCGGTACGGTCTTCGTGCCAGCATGCGGAAATCCGTATCCGCTAGGCCAGACGGTGAGCTTCTACGGCCTTTTGGGCGCCGGCCTACGAGGCGCGGGCGATACGGGACAAGGCGCGTGGGCAACACAGATACAGTGGGACGGACCGACGGGAGGAATACTATTCAACCTCAACAAGTCAGGATGGGGCAGCATCGAAGATCTGGGTATACCCGGAGTTGCGGGCAACACCCCGGGCATCGTTTTCAACAACGATAACTACAATGGTACCGGCCCCGGTGCGACTCTGGCAACAACGGGCACCACGCCGACGCGATGGACGTTCAGGCATAACGAGTGCGGTTCGGCTGGAGTATGCTTCACGGTCGGCACGGGCGCGATTGTCGCCAACGTCGAGAACATGACGTACGACGGCGATTGGGTCGACGCGCCAGCAAGCAAAGGCGGATGGTCCGGATGGTACGGGGCCAATGCCGAGTCCTACAATGAGGTGATCGATGGCGGCCAGGCCGGAGAACGCGATTTCGGGATGAACTTCCCTCACGTCGGTTCCTTCGGGGTCCGCGACATCAATTTGACTAACAATATAATCGATTTGTTCTCACAATCGATCAGTGAGTACGGCACGCTCGATCGCGGTGTATCTGAAAGCGCTCAATACTTTGTTTACTCGACCGGAAGCGTTGGTCAACTCTCTGTAAAAGGATTCAGGCTGGGCGACGTTGCCGGTCCGAATGGCTACCTCATGTTTATTCCGCACGGTAACTTAGCTTTTGAAGATAGTTTCGTCGATACGAACTTTTCGAATTCAGAGAATATTGCAATAGATCCGAGCGGAAGCGACGGTGCGGCAGTATTCATCAATAACTTGTTTGGCAACGCGCTCAAAAACGACGGCGTTGGCGGAAACTATCCGCAAACGCCATTCAACTCGCCGCTAACCGACACCAACGGCGGCCAGCGAATTCCGCAGTATATCGAAATCGGTGATCACGTGAGCGACAGTTCGGCGAGCGTCTTCAACGCGGTGCCATTTGTGATCACCGGCCGCACGGGAGGCAGTCTCCCGGTGGTGCTTACTAACGGCAACATCGTCTCGATGGCCGATCCGACGGGCACGAATGCCGCGCCGACGCTGAGCAGCTGCGGATCGAGTCCGGCGATTGGATCAACCTCGACCAACACGGCGTTTACAATTACGGTCGGCAGCGGGACCGTTACGAGCTGCGGTGTTTCGTTTGCGAGTGCGCAACCGTTTGTGAATCCGCCGGTGTGCACGATCCAGGACGTGACGCAGGGAATCACGCTCAAACAATCGTCACTCACCAATGCCGGGGTTACGTTAGGGGTGCCCAGCGGGGTTTCGAGCGTCGGTGGCGACACTATCAACGCGACGTGTGTCGGCAAGTGA
- a CDS encoding contractile injection system protein, VgrG/Pvc8 family, protein MATALAYPVRSPNWILTYQGIDITTEVGPMVRTIYYYDRLGSASGELEIEFEDRDKLWQGPWYPALGDEVNVSIGYQGEELQPCGTFQVDELELDGPPDVMKIRCLAAFITPAMRTLNSAGYEGQTILGIAETIANKYSLQLITAPKTPDVAYERVTQKRETDLEFLRRLADEHGYDFTVRGSLMVFYALEALESAAPVITIERSNTLRFGFRNRSRGIYAGAQVAYQDPVGKRLIAATQSSAETTPTANTLKLVTRCENGSQAAVKAAAGLHFHDMRFIETAIDGPGSAALAAGITVAISGWGVLDGTYLVESARHRIDRATGYTTAIAARRVS, encoded by the coding sequence ATGGCTACTGCTCTTGCCTATCCAGTTCGCTCGCCGAACTGGATTCTCACCTACCAGGGGATTGATATCACCACCGAGGTCGGACCGATGGTGCGGACGATTTACTACTACGATCGCCTTGGATCTGCTTCCGGCGAGCTCGAGATCGAATTCGAGGATCGCGACAAACTCTGGCAAGGGCCTTGGTATCCCGCACTAGGCGATGAGGTGAACGTCTCTATCGGCTATCAGGGCGAAGAACTTCAACCGTGCGGAACGTTCCAAGTCGACGAGCTGGAGCTGGACGGCCCGCCGGACGTGATGAAGATTCGCTGCCTCGCCGCGTTCATAACCCCCGCGATGCGAACGCTCAACAGCGCTGGATACGAGGGGCAGACAATACTTGGAATCGCTGAGACAATCGCGAACAAGTACAGTTTGCAGCTCATCACCGCTCCAAAGACGCCCGACGTGGCATACGAGCGCGTAACTCAAAAACGTGAGACGGATCTGGAATTTCTGCGGCGGCTGGCCGATGAGCACGGCTACGATTTTACCGTTCGCGGCAGCCTGATGGTGTTCTATGCACTCGAGGCACTGGAGAGCGCCGCACCGGTAATTACCATCGAACGCTCGAATACGTTACGATTTGGTTTCCGCAATCGATCGCGAGGAATCTATGCCGGTGCACAGGTGGCTTACCAGGATCCGGTCGGTAAGCGCCTGATAGCTGCAACGCAGAGCTCCGCCGAGACCACTCCGACCGCGAACACACTGAAGCTGGTGACAAGATGTGAAAATGGAAGCCAGGCGGCGGTAAAGGCTGCTGCGGGATTGCATTTTCACGATATGCGCTTCATCGAGACGGCGATCGACGGACCCGGGAGCGCCGCGCTGGCCGCGGGTATCACGGTCGCAATCAGCGGCTGGGGTGTCCTCGATGGCACATACCTGGTTGAGTCGGCGCGTCACCGAATCGACCGCGCAACTGGCTATACCACCGCCATCGCAGCGCGGCGCGTGAGTTGA
- a CDS encoding phage baseplate assembly protein V, which translates to MKTAATLGFRVGIVDELDATTARVRVIFPDYDQMQSYWLPIVVPKTQNDKAYWIPDLGEQVICLMDSRDEAGAVLGAIYSSTDTTPVASANKWHVGFADGASFEYDRALHILDLRFADASDLRYDATQHMMLAAYQDGSSFRYDAGAHEMTIAFDDGATIEYSANAHVFTLGFQDEASFKYDGGAHVLTLVFEDGASITYDAGAHQLAITSEGSVHVTSTNGATISDSSEIKLISGSSQVTLSPQGVAITPPLPTTSTVAQT; encoded by the coding sequence ATGAAGACAGCTGCAACATTGGGTTTTCGCGTCGGTATCGTTGATGAGCTTGATGCGACGACGGCACGCGTTCGCGTGATCTTTCCCGACTATGACCAGATGCAGTCATACTGGCTCCCGATTGTCGTGCCAAAGACGCAGAACGACAAGGCGTATTGGATTCCTGATCTCGGGGAACAGGTCATTTGCCTGATGGATTCGCGCGACGAGGCGGGCGCTGTGCTGGGCGCGATCTACTCGAGTACGGATACCACGCCGGTCGCCAGCGCGAACAAGTGGCATGTAGGTTTCGCGGACGGCGCTTCCTTCGAGTACGATCGCGCACTTCACATTCTCGATCTGCGGTTCGCTGACGCCTCTGATCTCAGATACGACGCGACACAGCATATGATGCTCGCGGCATATCAGGACGGCTCATCGTTTAGATATGATGCCGGGGCTCATGAAATGACCATTGCGTTCGACGATGGCGCGACAATTGAGTATAGCGCGAATGCTCATGTGTTTACCCTGGGGTTTCAAGACGAAGCGTCGTTCAAGTACGATGGCGGCGCGCATGTGCTGACGCTCGTGTTTGAGGACGGGGCGTCGATCACGTACGACGCTGGCGCTCACCAGCTCGCGATCACGAGCGAGGGTAGCGTTCATGTAACCTCGACAAATGGGGCAACGATCAGCGACAGCAGCGAAATCAAGCTCATCTCAGGGAGTTCGCAGGTCACGCTAAGTCCGCAGGGAGTTGCGATAACGCCGCCGCTGCCAACGACCTCGACGGTGGCGCAAACATGA
- a CDS encoding phage major tail tube protein, whose product MNIQINSLTNANVYIDGVNLLGRAQEIEIAQPKHRMIDYKGLGMAGTAELWAGVEKLESRIKWASFDADALTIAASPFQSHQFQTRGNLEQYTSQGRIAELPVVYLMTGVFKDAGSPAFRQHQMVETSSSISVYHCELYVAGVQIYLYDVFANIYVVGGVDQLANFRSNLGG is encoded by the coding sequence ATGAATATCCAGATCAATTCTCTGACTAATGCGAATGTGTACATCGACGGCGTAAATCTCCTGGGCCGCGCCCAGGAGATCGAGATCGCGCAACCGAAGCATCGCATGATCGACTACAAAGGGCTCGGCATGGCCGGCACGGCCGAACTTTGGGCTGGCGTCGAGAAACTCGAGTCGCGCATAAAGTGGGCGTCGTTCGATGCCGACGCATTAACCATCGCGGCAAGTCCATTCCAGAGTCATCAATTTCAAACCCGTGGCAACCTGGAGCAATACACCAGCCAGGGCCGCATCGCAGAGCTGCCGGTCGTTTACCTCATGACCGGAGTATTCAAAGACGCGGGTAGCCCGGCATTCCGGCAGCATCAGATGGTCGAGACCTCGTCGAGTATCAGTGTCTACCACTGCGAGTTATATGTCGCAGGGGTGCAAATCTATTTATATGACGTTTTCGCGAATATCTACGTGGTTGGCGGCGTGGATCAACTGGCCAATTTCCGATCGAACCTCGGCGGCTGA
- a CDS encoding phage tail protein gives MAELTPAPSINDARTQGLMPLIARLGALDLTPLLVYRVDSVPAAALPFLAWQFDIISPFYQLVAPVTTSIDALTSIDSLIDIDTLLFAAGTPGATNTNELAARELIKSAILLHRTNGTPYAIKQALAALGWATVTLLEGQSQWGGSHYPSNQGWAVFRVLIEIAAGQGVSSGVASAIGSAVNFFKPARSLLDSVWFVVPATADSAPAPADLLTLGGLAELQIDAAPMISDGGTNVAIQEDPFIDTYGPIAPLYNAHYRHSGMTYGQNEPVVSDPALILNGVAILNGG, from the coding sequence ATGGCGGAACTGACGCCGGCCCCTTCGATCAACGACGCGCGCACGCAGGGGCTCATGCCTCTGATCGCGCGGCTGGGTGCGCTCGACCTGACGCCGCTGCTGGTCTATCGCGTTGATTCGGTGCCGGCGGCGGCGCTGCCATTTCTCGCTTGGCAATTCGATATTATCTCGCCCTTCTACCAGCTTGTCGCTCCGGTCACGACTAGTATAGATGCGCTCACGAGTATCGACTCACTAATCGACATTGACACCTTGTTATTCGCCGCGGGTACTCCAGGCGCGACGAATACCAACGAACTGGCCGCGCGAGAACTCATCAAGTCCGCCATCCTCCTGCATCGGACGAATGGCACTCCATACGCGATCAAGCAGGCGTTGGCGGCTCTCGGATGGGCCACGGTGACGTTGCTCGAGGGCCAAAGTCAGTGGGGAGGCTCGCACTACCCGTCCAACCAGGGCTGGGCCGTGTTCCGGGTGTTGATCGAGATCGCTGCGGGGCAGGGCGTTTCGAGTGGGGTAGCGAGCGCGATTGGCTCTGCGGTGAACTTTTTCAAGCCGGCGCGATCCCTGCTCGACTCGGTGTGGTTTGTCGTTCCAGCTACGGCCGATTCCGCACCGGCTCCTGCTGATCTGCTCACGTTGGGTGGACTCGCCGAGCTTCAGATTGATGCGGCGCCGATGATCTCGGACGGAGGCACGAACGTCGCTATCCAGGAAGATCCCTTTATCGATACCTATGGACCGATTGCGCCGCTGTATAACGCGCACTATCGGCATAGCGGCATGACCTATGGACAGAATGAGCCGGTGGTCTCCGATCCGGCATTGATACTGAATGGAGTTGCGATCCTCAATGGAGGCTAA
- a CDS encoding tail protein X, producing MATSQFIAHITSAGERWDLLAWRFYGDPTEYSPIIMANPSVSIEAVFEAGITIYIPILNPTSTPANLPPWKTSANGAA from the coding sequence ATGGCGACATCGCAATTCATCGCTCATATAACGAGCGCCGGAGAGCGATGGGATTTGCTCGCGTGGCGTTTCTATGGCGATCCGACTGAGTATTCGCCGATTATCATGGCGAATCCCAGTGTATCGATCGAAGCCGTTTTCGAAGCGGGTATTACGATCTACATTCCGATTCTCAATCCCACTTCGACACCCGCGAACCTGCCGCCCTGGAAAACCAGCGCGAATGGAGCCGCCTGA